CAGCTGTGCGGTGACGGCGGGGCCTTTGGAACTGAGCTTCTGCTCCATCGCAAGACAGTCAAAGAGGCTCGTGTCCTTCACGATGCCCTCGATGAAGAGAAGGAAGCAGAGGATCGCCATCCGCTCCTTCGGCGCCTCTCCATTGCCGAGTGCGTTGGAGCAGACCAACAGCAGCCGTGTCTGGATTTTTGCCTCGCGCTGCAGGAACGCCGAGAGGGCCTTTTCGTCAAAGGTCTCCTGCTGGCAGACGAGTTCGGTGACCGTGGAGAAGTGTCGCAGAAGGGGGGCGTAGACCTTGATGCCCGTGAACACGTGCGTGCTGTGGAGAGTGAAGATGCCGCCAATGATCAGCCGCGCGCCTTGGTCCTCCTTCATGTTGTACTCGGACATGATCCGCACTACGTAGGCCTTCAGTTGGTCCATCTCCGGCTTCGAGACGTGGAAGCTAGCCGCACCGCCCTCCTTCTCCGCGCTCGCCTTCTCTGCGTTCTTCATGTGTTCTACAAACACCTGGACCGGTCCTTGCGATCGTCCTTCAGGTCAGAAGCGGCGATGACTGTCTTCGTCGCCTTTTTCTCCCCGCagaggcagcagcagcagcagttggCGCGGTGCAGCAGCAGCTCCTTTTCCGCGCCTCCGCCGTGCCCTTACCTGCCGTCGCCTCCTCTGGATGGTCCTTGTAGTACATGTACATCGTGGTGTACGCGCGATTGGCCTCGTCCATTTCGTTTCTTTGCCACAGGCACCGCAGACCTTCGTG
This genomic interval from Bactrocera neohumeralis isolate Rockhampton unplaced genomic scaffold, APGP_CSIRO_Bneo_wtdbg2-racon-allhic-juicebox.fasta_v2 ctg7220, whole genome shotgun sequence contains the following:
- the LOC126767500 gene encoding uncharacterized protein LOC126767500; its protein translation is MKNAEKASAEKEGGAASFHVSKPEMDQLKAYVVRIMSEYNMKEDQGARLIIGGIFTLHSTHVFTGIKVYAPLLRHFSTVTELVCQQETFDEKALSAFLQREAKIQTRLLLVCSNALGNGEAPKERMAILCFLLFIEGIVKDTSLFDCLAMEQKLSSKGPAVTAQLLEGLRTVTDWLRVKDDEGAVKGQEEAVMAA